The following coding sequences lie in one Halomonas sp. 'Soap Lake #6' genomic window:
- a CDS encoding N-acetylmuramoyl-L-alanine amidase codes for MEMIGVLKRLARKLTAGCVLTLASTSLLQAATVESMRIWSAPDHARLVFDLSEAASANVFSLENPARLVIDLDESRMNTDASTLPLDGSAIDAVRTGTRDGGGLRVVLELNREISPRHFSLPPNDQYGHRLVVDLEYPGESAVENPIDPIEAMIRDQEIMAQRASVQADLQIADAQVSGSEAAPPAEQRPRPEEVQQPAQPHPQRDIIIAIDPGHGGEDPGAIGPAGTREKDVVLEISRRLASEINGTRGFKAVLIRDGDYYLGLRQRTQLAREQKADFFVSIHADAFTSPRPQGSSVYALSQRGASSETAQWLADSENRADLIGGVDGSLSLRDRDQVLRGVLLDLTMTATLNDSLSVGSQVLEQLGRVNRLHKSRVEQAGFMVLKSPDIPSLLIEVGFISNPEEERRLRDPVHQQGLSTAIFRGMREHFERNPPPASLLAWQRDNQRQPSGNEYRIQSGDTLSAIAVRHGVPVNQLRQANDLNGDVIRVGQVLRIPSS; via the coding sequence ATGGAAATGATAGGCGTATTAAAACGCTTAGCGCGTAAGTTAACTGCTGGCTGCGTCCTGACATTAGCAAGCACATCGTTGCTGCAGGCGGCTACTGTGGAAAGTATGCGCATATGGTCAGCGCCTGATCATGCACGCCTGGTATTCGACCTTTCTGAAGCTGCTAGTGCGAATGTTTTTTCGCTAGAAAATCCCGCACGCTTAGTTATCGACCTTGATGAGAGCCGGATGAATACCGATGCCTCAACACTGCCGCTAGATGGTAGTGCCATTGATGCAGTGCGTACCGGTACACGAGATGGAGGTGGTCTACGAGTCGTGCTAGAGCTCAACCGTGAAATCTCGCCACGTCACTTCTCTTTGCCGCCTAACGACCAGTACGGCCATCGCTTAGTCGTCGATCTGGAGTATCCCGGCGAGAGTGCGGTAGAGAATCCGATTGATCCTATTGAGGCGATGATCCGCGATCAAGAGATAATGGCCCAGCGGGCCAGTGTGCAAGCAGATTTACAGATAGCAGATGCGCAGGTTTCAGGTAGCGAAGCAGCCCCACCTGCTGAACAGCGTCCGCGTCCAGAAGAAGTACAGCAGCCTGCTCAGCCACATCCGCAGCGGGATATTATTATTGCTATTGATCCTGGCCACGGTGGAGAAGACCCTGGTGCGATTGGTCCAGCGGGTACCCGAGAGAAGGATGTAGTGCTTGAAATATCACGCCGCTTGGCGTCGGAGATAAATGGCACGCGGGGCTTTAAGGCGGTCTTAATTCGCGACGGTGATTACTATTTGGGGCTACGCCAGCGCACCCAGCTTGCCCGGGAGCAGAAGGCTGACTTTTTTGTTTCCATCCATGCTGATGCCTTTACCAGCCCTCGGCCTCAGGGCAGCTCAGTTTATGCGCTGTCTCAGCGGGGGGCATCATCTGAAACTGCTCAGTGGCTAGCGGATAGTGAAAACCGTGCCGATCTTATTGGTGGCGTCGATGGTAGCCTCTCTCTGCGCGATCGGGACCAAGTGCTACGTGGCGTGCTACTAGACCTGACCATGACGGCAACGCTTAATGATTCGCTTTCGGTAGGTAGTCAGGTGCTGGAGCAACTGGGGCGCGTAAATAGACTGCATAAATCTCGTGTCGAACAGGCTGGGTTCATGGTGCTTAAGTCTCCGGATATTCCCTCGCTGCTTATTGAAGTAGGGTTTATCTCTAACCCAGAAGAAGAGCGACGGCTTCGCGATCCGGTACATCAGCAAGGGCTTTCTACTGCTATTTTTAGGGGGATGCGTGAGCACTTCGAACGCAACCCACCGCCGGCGAGCCTGTTGGCCTGGCAGCGAGATAATCAGCGCCAGCCGAGTGGCAACGAATACCGTATTCAATCCGGGGATACGCTATCGGCAATTGCTGTACGCCATGGCGTACCTGTCAATCAGTTAAGACAGGCGAACGACCTAAACGGTGATGTGATTCGTGTCGGGCAAGTGCTGCGTATTCCCAGTTCATGA
- the mutL gene encoding DNA mismatch repair endonuclease MutL — MTEVISSPSRIQVLDPRLANQIAAGEVVERPSSVTKELIENAIDAGSQRIEVEIEQGGARLIKVRDDGIGIGEQDLPLALARHATSKISSLEDLEGVSSLGFRGEALASISSVSRLELISNAEDDPRQGWRVVAEGRGMEARVTPAPHPRGTSVAVRDLFFNTPARRKFLRTEKTEFAHVEEAFRRQALSRYDVAWVLRHNQKVIHQLPQGVTAAARERRIASLLGKSFIEHARYIEREAGGLRLSGWVGLPTHSRSQADQQYFFVNGRVVRDRLVAHAVRQAYRDVLYNGRHPVFVLYLELDPDVVDVNVHPTKHEVRFRDGRMVHDFLYSSLHHCLAASKPVDDGQQQGDEPQDNELQAAEQQSGQVDGLADQPPTPRWQQQGMALAESPARHPGAERVRRFMQGYQALHPDHEETLLTPQPSGPSVNSLNSTEVREAPLSMPEHDATAAPPLGFALGQLHGVYILAQNAKGLVLVDMHAAHERIVYERMKNQLAAAAGIDAQPLLVPVSLAASRAEVATAESEREAIAQLGVELDVAGPETLLVRQLPALLAQADPEALVREMLEELARFGRTQQVEARIHELLSSMACHGSVRANRRLTIDEMNALLRDMERTERSDQCNHGRPTWTQMSMKALDRLFLRGQ; from the coding sequence TTGACTGAAGTGATCTCTTCGCCATCACGTATTCAGGTGCTTGACCCCCGGCTAGCTAACCAAATAGCCGCCGGGGAGGTGGTCGAGCGTCCTTCATCGGTGACCAAAGAGCTGATAGAAAACGCGATTGATGCAGGTAGCCAGCGCATTGAAGTTGAGATTGAGCAGGGCGGTGCCCGACTTATCAAGGTACGTGACGACGGCATTGGTATTGGGGAGCAGGATCTGCCATTAGCGCTGGCGCGTCACGCTACTAGCAAAATTAGCAGCCTTGAGGATTTAGAGGGTGTTAGCTCGCTGGGGTTTCGCGGCGAGGCTTTAGCTTCGATTAGCTCCGTGTCGCGCTTAGAGCTGATCTCCAATGCAGAAGATGACCCGCGTCAAGGCTGGCGAGTAGTGGCAGAGGGGCGCGGTATGGAGGCGCGAGTGACTCCGGCCCCTCATCCTCGTGGAACCAGCGTTGCCGTACGGGATCTTTTTTTCAATACTCCGGCGCGGCGGAAATTTCTCCGCACTGAAAAAACAGAGTTTGCCCACGTAGAAGAGGCGTTTCGTCGGCAGGCGTTGTCACGTTACGACGTTGCCTGGGTACTGCGCCATAACCAGAAAGTTATCCACCAGTTGCCGCAGGGTGTGACTGCTGCTGCGAGAGAGCGGCGCATTGCTTCACTGCTGGGCAAAAGTTTCATTGAACACGCGCGTTATATCGAGCGTGAAGCGGGCGGGCTGCGATTAAGTGGTTGGGTAGGCCTGCCTACTCACTCTCGCTCCCAAGCAGACCAGCAGTACTTCTTTGTAAATGGCCGTGTGGTGCGTGACCGCCTGGTAGCGCATGCGGTGCGCCAAGCCTACCGCGATGTACTCTATAACGGTCGCCACCCAGTGTTTGTGTTGTATCTTGAGTTAGATCCGGATGTAGTGGATGTGAACGTACATCCCACTAAGCATGAAGTGCGCTTTCGTGATGGGCGCATGGTGCATGATTTTCTGTACTCTAGTTTGCACCACTGCTTGGCTGCTTCTAAGCCTGTTGACGATGGCCAGCAGCAGGGGGATGAGCCGCAGGATAACGAGCTGCAGGCTGCGGAGCAGCAGTCTGGGCAGGTCGATGGGCTGGCAGATCAGCCACCTACGCCACGTTGGCAGCAACAGGGCATGGCCCTGGCGGAAAGCCCAGCACGTCACCCAGGTGCCGAGCGGGTACGTCGTTTTATGCAGGGCTATCAAGCATTGCATCCTGATCACGAAGAAACGCTACTAACGCCACAGCCGAGCGGGCCAAGCGTTAATAGCCTAAATTCCACAGAAGTGCGTGAAGCCCCGCTGAGCATGCCGGAGCACGATGCAACGGCAGCCCCGCCGCTCGGTTTTGCACTAGGGCAGTTGCATGGGGTGTATATTTTGGCACAAAACGCTAAAGGGCTCGTGCTTGTGGATATGCATGCAGCCCACGAGCGGATTGTGTATGAGCGTATGAAGAATCAGTTGGCAGCGGCGGCGGGAATTGATGCCCAGCCCTTGTTGGTACCTGTTTCTCTAGCGGCTAGTCGTGCTGAAGTTGCCACCGCAGAGAGTGAACGTGAAGCCATTGCCCAGTTGGGCGTTGAGCTTGATGTGGCTGGGCCTGAAACCCTGCTGGTGCGGCAATTACCTGCCCTGCTAGCTCAGGCGGACCCAGAAGCACTGGTGCGTGAAATGCTGGAAGAGTTGGCCCGCTTTGGCCGTACTCAGCAAGTGGAGGCGCGAATCCATGAGCTGCTGTCCTCTATGGCCTGCCATGGCAGTGTGCGTGCTAACCGGCGCTTAACCATTGACGAAATGAATGCGTTATTGCGTGATATGGAGCGTACGGAGCGCAGTGATCAGTGTAACCATGGCCGCCCAACCTGGACGCAAATGAGTATGAAAGCGCTTGACCGCCTGTTTCTGCGCGGCCAATGA
- the miaA gene encoding tRNA (adenosine(37)-N6)-dimethylallyltransferase MiaA, which translates to MADTRPWAIFLMGPTAAGKTDTAIALHEKLGHEIISVDSAMVYRGLDIGSAKPSAAELARAPHRLIDIRDPAQPYSAADFRNDALHEMRQISAAGKVPLLVGGTMLYYKRLVEGVANLPAADEAIRQRLEEQRQLEGLEGLHRSLAKVDPASATRIHPNDPQRLMRALEVYYASGRPMSELWKEQQPETFPWRVLSIALAPSDRQVLHQRIAQRFNIMLAEGLIDEVAALKQRNDLHLGLPAMKSVGYRQVWDYLDGEYDQAVLLERGIIATRQLAKRQLTWLRSWPSLTWIDSQQPDVLDKVLKFVRESGA; encoded by the coding sequence ATGGCTGATACACGCCCCTGGGCGATTTTTCTTATGGGGCCAACAGCGGCCGGAAAAACAGATACCGCAATAGCGCTACATGAAAAGTTAGGGCATGAAATAATCAGCGTTGATTCTGCTATGGTGTACCGAGGATTGGATATTGGCAGTGCCAAGCCCAGTGCAGCTGAGCTTGCTCGAGCGCCCCACCGGCTAATTGATATTCGTGATCCGGCCCAACCCTACTCGGCAGCTGATTTCCGTAACGATGCGTTGCATGAGATGCGGCAAATTAGCGCGGCAGGTAAAGTCCCGCTCTTGGTTGGCGGTACGATGCTTTATTACAAACGCTTGGTCGAAGGGGTGGCTAATTTGCCAGCGGCCGACGAGGCTATTCGCCAGCGCTTAGAAGAACAGCGCCAGCTGGAAGGGCTAGAGGGCCTGCATCGTTCGTTGGCAAAGGTAGATCCCGCCTCGGCTACGCGCATTCACCCCAATGATCCACAGCGGTTAATGCGTGCGTTAGAGGTATATTACGCCAGTGGTCGGCCTATGAGTGAGCTTTGGAAAGAGCAGCAGCCGGAAACCTTTCCTTGGCGAGTGCTGTCGATAGCGTTAGCCCCAAGTGATCGGCAGGTTTTACACCAGCGAATTGCCCAGCGTTTTAATATTATGTTGGCTGAGGGGTTGATAGATGAGGTTGCCGCCCTCAAACAGCGTAATGACCTTCACCTTGGTTTGCCTGCAATGAAAAGCGTTGGCTACCGGCAGGTTTGGGATTATCTAGACGGTGAGTATGACCAAGCAGTGTTGTTAGAGCGTGGGATTATTGCCACTCGCCAGCTTGCTAAGCGGCAGTTGACGTGGTTAAGAAGTTGGCCATCGCTTACATGGATTGATTCACAGCAACCGGACGTATTGGATAAGGTGCTGAAATTCGTGCGTGAAAGCGGTGCTTAG